The following are from one region of the Francisella opportunistica genome:
- the nadA gene encoding quinolinate synthase NadA has translation MVNQQLIKGKISQARQHLPSLKIAATEKQKYMQEIQELLEQNNACLVAHYYVDAEIQELAEKTGGFVGDSLAMAKFGLESNCDTLVVAGVRFMGGSAKILSPEKKILMPTLEAECSLDLSCNNGEFERFIAAHPDREVVVYVNTSAEIKALADWTVTSSNALEICSYLHKQGKKILWGPDRFLGDWIAKQTGADMVLYNGSCIVHEEFKAQALDDLILEHPDAAVLVHPESPAEIINRADAIGSTSQLIAASQKLNNSKFIVATDTGVFYKMKQLSPHKEFIPAPTAGRGATCQSCAKCPWMKLNQLKNLKECLINQTNEIFIDKEVRQKALTPLNRMINF, from the coding sequence ATGGTAAATCAACAACTTATAAAAGGTAAAATATCACAAGCTAGACAACATCTACCAAGCTTAAAAATCGCCGCTACAGAAAAACAAAAATATATGCAGGAAATCCAAGAGTTATTAGAACAAAATAATGCTTGTTTGGTAGCGCATTATTACGTCGATGCGGAAATTCAGGAATTAGCTGAAAAAACGGGTGGGTTTGTCGGTGATTCACTTGCTATGGCTAAGTTTGGCTTAGAAAGTAACTGTGATACTCTAGTAGTTGCCGGTGTTAGGTTTATGGGAGGCTCTGCAAAAATTCTTAGTCCTGAGAAAAAAATCCTAATGCCAACTTTAGAAGCTGAATGCTCATTAGATTTAAGTTGTAATAATGGCGAGTTTGAAAGATTTATAGCGGCTCATCCTGATAGAGAAGTTGTTGTATATGTCAATACTTCTGCAGAGATTAAAGCCTTAGCTGATTGGACTGTTACTTCTTCAAATGCTTTGGAGATTTGTTCTTATTTACATAAGCAAGGTAAAAAGATTCTTTGGGGACCAGATAGATTTCTTGGTGATTGGATTGCTAAGCAAACTGGTGCGGATATGGTACTATATAATGGTAGTTGTATTGTGCATGAAGAGTTTAAGGCTCAAGCTCTAGATGATTTAATACTTGAGCATCCAGATGCTGCAGTTTTGGTACATCCTGAATCTCCGGCAGAGATTATCAACAGAGCTGATGCAATTGGTTCAACATCTCAATTAATAGCAGCAAGCCAAAAGCTTAACAATAGTAAATTTATTGTTGCTACAGATACTGGTGTATTCTATAAAATGAAACAGCTATCGCCACATAAAGAGTTTATTCCAGCACCTACTGCTGGTCGTGGCGCAACTTGTCAATCATGTGCGAAATGTCCATGGATGAAGCTAAATCAGCTTAAAAATTTAAAAGAATGCTTAATCAATCAAACTAATGAGATATTTATTGATAAAGAGGTGCGTCAAAAGGCGCTTACCCCATTAAATAGAATGATAAATTTTTAG
- the gmk gene encoding guanylate kinase produces MSNYIFIVSAPSGAGKSSLLKAFLATKVGKENFTIATSHTTREPRTDEVNGREYHFVTIAEFEQMLNQDGFIEYAKVFKNYYGTSKAEIDSLLAANKNIILEIDWQGAQQTRAIYGDRAKSIFILPPSLDELRKRLEKRNTDSKETIDYRMEQAETEISHATEYDCQLVNDDFSQSLEQLCQYFAKNIQS; encoded by the coding sequence ATGAGTAACTATATCTTTATAGTTTCTGCGCCATCTGGTGCTGGTAAAAGTTCTTTATTAAAAGCTTTTTTAGCAACTAAAGTAGGTAAAGAGAATTTCACTATAGCAACATCTCATACTACTAGAGAGCCTCGAACTGATGAGGTCAATGGTAGAGAATATCATTTTGTGACAATTGCTGAATTTGAACAAATGCTTAACCAAGATGGCTTTATCGAGTATGCCAAAGTTTTCAAAAACTACTATGGTACCTCAAAAGCTGAGATTGATAGCTTACTTGCAGCTAATAAAAATATAATCCTTGAGATTGATTGGCAAGGTGCACAACAGACACGTGCTATTTACGGTGATAGAGCTAAGAGTATATTTATACTGCCGCCATCTTTAGATGAGTTAAGAAAACGCCTAGAAAAAAGAAATACTGATTCTAAAGAAACTATAGATTATCGTATGGAGCAAGCAGAGACAGAGATTTCGCATGCCACTGAATATGATTGCCAGTTAGTTAATGATGATTTTAGCCAGTCATTAGAACAATTATGCCAATACTTCGCAAAAAATATCCAAAGTTAA
- a CDS encoding DEAD/DEAH box helicase, whose translation MNSETKKDFSQLGLNQDIVDTVIKLGYENPTPIQQYAIPYILSGRDVLGQAQTGTGKTAAFALPLINNIDLKSKDKAPQVLVLAPTRELAIQVAEQFEAFAKNVPNLDVACIYGGQEYGSQIRALKKGVKVVVGTTGRVMDHIEKGTLELDNLRALVLDEADEMLRMGFIDDVRFVLSHVSDECQRLLFSATIPVDIADIIQEYLRNPCKIQVKAKTKTANTVTQKFIVIKGFRKIDALDRLLETEETDGVIIFVKTKTSTIEVADNLKALGYKVAAINGDMQQSQREYIVDQFRSAKSDILVATDVVARGIDLERISHVVNYDMPNDTDTYVHRIGRTGRAGREGTSISLVPLKEMRFLRTLERFTGSPMQEVFMPSAKDLAQSRVEHFKARIISALDKNKSLDKYKDIITEIRDQLELDSEELLAVLTLLAQGKKTFFPREIQAKEEKPTRDNRNSRDGRRNERSERRNDQGERSKRFDRADRKPRRAVNIDLTTYKLDVGRGNDVQPRNIVGAIANEGNIDSKHICNISIQKDYTLVDLPANLSPKVINHLKNVWVAGKKLNLTAQ comes from the coding sequence ATGAATTCTGAAACTAAAAAAGATTTTAGTCAGTTAGGGCTAAATCAAGATATCGTAGATACTGTTATCAAATTAGGATATGAAAACCCTACACCAATTCAACAGTATGCTATTCCATATATCTTATCGGGTAGAGATGTGCTAGGCCAAGCACAAACAGGTACAGGTAAAACAGCAGCATTTGCATTACCTTTAATAAATAACATTGATTTAAAATCTAAAGATAAAGCACCGCAAGTGTTGGTATTAGCTCCTACTAGAGAATTAGCTATACAAGTAGCTGAGCAGTTTGAAGCATTTGCCAAAAATGTGCCAAATTTAGATGTTGCTTGTATCTATGGTGGTCAAGAATATGGTTCACAAATTAGAGCATTAAAAAAAGGTGTCAAAGTAGTAGTAGGTACCACCGGGCGTGTCATGGATCATATTGAAAAAGGTACGCTAGAGCTTGATAACCTAAGAGCACTAGTCTTAGATGAAGCTGATGAAATGCTTAGAATGGGCTTTATTGATGATGTAAGATTTGTCTTAAGTCATGTCTCTGATGAGTGCCAAAGATTACTTTTCTCAGCAACAATTCCAGTCGATATTGCTGATATTATCCAAGAATATCTAAGAAACCCTTGTAAGATACAAGTAAAAGCTAAGACAAAAACTGCCAACACAGTTACACAAAAATTTATTGTAATAAAAGGCTTTAGAAAGATAGATGCTTTAGATAGATTGCTTGAGACAGAAGAAACTGATGGTGTTATTATCTTTGTTAAGACTAAAACTAGCACGATTGAAGTAGCAGATAACTTAAAGGCGCTAGGCTACAAAGTGGCTGCTATAAATGGTGATATGCAACAATCGCAGCGTGAATATATTGTTGATCAATTTAGAAGTGCTAAATCAGATATCCTTGTTGCTACAGATGTAGTAGCTAGAGGTATAGATCTTGAGCGTATTAGCCATGTGGTTAACTATGATATGCCTAATGATACAGATACTTATGTACATAGGATTGGCCGTACAGGGAGAGCAGGGCGTGAAGGTACATCAATTTCTTTAGTACCACTAAAAGAAATGAGATTCTTGCGTACCCTTGAGAGATTTACTGGCTCACCAATGCAAGAAGTATTTATGCCAAGTGCCAAAGATTTAGCCCAAAGTAGGGTAGAGCACTTCAAAGCTAGAATAATTTCAGCATTAGATAAAAATAAATCTTTAGATAAGTATAAAGATATTATTACCGAGATCCGTGATCAGTTAGAACTTGATTCGGAAGAACTTTTAGCTGTTCTTACGCTATTAGCTCAAGGTAAAAAAACTTTCTTCCCAAGAGAGATCCAAGCTAAAGAAGAAAAGCCAACTCGTGATAACAGAAATTCTAGAGATGGCAGACGAAATGAAAGGTCTGAGCGTAGAAATGATCAAGGCGAGAGAAGTAAGCGTTTTGATAGAGCAGATAGAAAACCGCGTCGTGCTGTAAATATTGATCTAACTACATATAAGCTAGATGTTGGGCGTGGTAACGATGTTCAACCGAGAAATATAGTTGGAGCTATAGCTAATGAGGGTAATATTGACAGTAAACATATCTGTAATATTTCTATCCAAAAAGATTATACATTAGTTGATTTACCGGCGAACCTTTCACCAAAAGTTATAAATCATCTAAAAAATGTTTGGGTTGCTGGTAAGAAGTTAAACCTTACAGCTCAATAA
- a CDS encoding peptidylprolyl isomerase — protein MKASARHLLVQSESECQQIKKDITEGKINFEEAARKHSLCPSGARGGDLGTFSQGQMVPEFDRVVFNDELHKVHGPVQTQFGYHLLEITSRG, from the coding sequence ATGAAAGCTTCAGCTAGACATTTGCTAGTACAATCAGAATCTGAATGTCAACAAATCAAAAAAGACATAACTGAAGGTAAAATAAATTTTGAAGAAGCAGCTAGAAAGCACTCTCTATGTCCATCTGGAGCTAGAGGTGGTGATCTAGGGACCTTCTCCCAAGGACAAATGGTTCCTGAGTTTGATAGAGTTGTATTCAACGATGAGTTACACAAAGTTCATGGTCCAGTACAGACTCAGTTTGGTTATCATCTATTAGAAATTACATCACGTGGATAA
- a CDS encoding sugar porter family MFS transporter, with amino-acid sequence MQNKKKINFVVIRVAIIAALAGLLFGMDIGYVNGSLYFISQTFNLSVAESGHVSSVLLLGAACGALFSGFLSKHYGRRKVLLIAAAIFSIFTIVGVMAPNYQIFISSRFILGTAVGIASFIAPLYLSEIAPKEFRGALIALYQLMITIGLFLVFLTNSALESTSSWRIMLAVLAIPSVIMFFGCLTLPRSPRWLVLKGNDDEAAIVLKKIRSSETEALEEHNEIKQTTHRGVSVFSLLKQKFFIKVVLLGIALQAFQQFTGMNAFMYYSTDIFKLAGFTNPSTSTIVIGLLNMLTTFLAIKYVDKFGRKPILYFGLSLLIISCIVVGFIFKTHFVYGQAMVLSQTLQWAALIFCLLFIFGFAISMGPVIWILCSEIQPIEGRDFGVTASTMSNWICNAIIGNFALTWLTFHPDSTFFGFAISCIVCILFVKFFVPETKDVSLEEIENNLRGGKSLAKIGRCQTV; translated from the coding sequence ATGCAAAATAAAAAAAAAATAAATTTTGTAGTTATCCGTGTGGCTATAATAGCAGCACTTGCTGGGTTACTTTTTGGCATGGATATTGGTTATGTCAATGGTTCGTTATATTTTATATCACAAACATTTAATCTTAGTGTTGCTGAAAGTGGTCATGTTTCAAGTGTATTATTGCTTGGTGCTGCTTGTGGGGCGCTATTTAGTGGTTTTTTATCAAAGCATTATGGACGTAGAAAGGTTTTGCTTATAGCAGCAGCTATTTTTTCTATTTTTACAATAGTCGGAGTTATGGCGCCCAATTATCAAATTTTTATTAGCTCAAGGTTTATTTTGGGTACTGCAGTAGGGATTGCTTCATTTATTGCTCCTTTATATTTATCAGAAATCGCCCCAAAAGAGTTTAGAGGTGCTTTGATTGCTTTATATCAGTTAATGATAACTATTGGTTTATTTTTGGTTTTCTTAACCAATTCAGCTCTAGAAAGTACAAGTTCTTGGAGAATTATGCTTGCAGTGCTTGCAATTCCATCAGTAATAATGTTCTTTGGATGTTTAACATTACCTAGAAGTCCAAGATGGCTTGTTTTAAAAGGTAATGATGATGAGGCTGCTATTGTTCTTAAAAAAATAAGATCCAGCGAAACTGAAGCACTAGAAGAGCATAATGAGATTAAGCAGACAACACATAGAGGTGTTAGTGTTTTTTCTTTGCTTAAGCAGAAGTTTTTTATAAAAGTAGTACTTCTAGGTATAGCTTTGCAAGCATTCCAACAGTTTACTGGTATGAATGCATTTATGTACTACTCGACAGATATCTTTAAATTAGCTGGATTTACTAACCCTTCGACATCAACAATAGTGATTGGCTTACTTAATATGCTGACAACCTTTTTGGCAATTAAGTATGTTGATAAATTTGGTCGTAAGCCAATTTTATACTTTGGTTTAAGTTTGCTGATAATCTCATGTATTGTTGTTGGCTTTATCTTTAAGACACATTTTGTATATGGACAAGCAATGGTTTTATCACAAACATTACAATGGGCTGCTTTGATATTTTGCTTATTATTTATCTTTGGATTTGCAATATCAATGGGTCCGGTGATTTGGATTCTATGTTCAGAAATCCAGCCAATTGAGGGAAGAGATTTTGGGGTAACCGCATCTACTATGAGTAACTGGATTTGTAATGCGATTATAGGTAATTTTGCGCTTACTTGGCTGACATTCCATCCTGATAGCACTTTCTTTGGTTTTGCGATATCTTGTATAGTTTGTATATTATTTGTTAAGTTTTTTGTCCCTGAAACAAAAGATGTTTCATTAGAAGAAATTGAAAATAACCTTAGGGGAGGTAAATCTTTAGCAAAAATCGGTCGTTGTCAAACAGTATAA
- a CDS encoding UDP-glucose--hexose-1-phosphate uridylyltransferase, producing the protein MNISATISQLKFSHRRKNILTNEWVLVSPHRLSRPWQGQSEDTQKNTLPEYDDKCYLCPTNTRANEEVNPDFKETFVFENDFSALSKEKIDKNLEINDDLFQLSGATGIAKVICFSAKHNLTMASMQQDDITKVVDLWATEVAELSKKYQWVQVFENKGSIMGCSNPHPHGQIWACDFLPTEAQKEHLTQLEYFEKNRSNMLLDYVNREINEKDRIVFQNDDWLIVVPFWATWPYETLLLPKFKCSHLNHLNNQQRKTLANALKVLLVKYDKLFDTSFPYSMGWHGSINATECNYWQLHAHFYPPLLRSATVKKFMVGFEMLGESQRDITPELAAQLLREL; encoded by the coding sequence ATGAATATTTCAGCCACAATATCACAGCTCAAATTCTCGCATCGTCGTAAGAATATCTTAACTAATGAGTGGGTTTTGGTATCGCCTCATAGGCTTAGCAGACCATGGCAAGGTCAGTCTGAAGATACTCAAAAAAATACTCTTCCGGAGTATGATGACAAGTGCTATCTTTGTCCAACTAATACTCGAGCTAATGAAGAAGTTAATCCTGATTTTAAAGAGACTTTTGTATTTGAGAATGATTTTTCTGCTCTCTCTAAAGAAAAAATAGACAAAAATCTTGAGATAAATGATGATTTATTTCAGCTAAGTGGTGCTACTGGTATTGCCAAAGTTATTTGCTTCTCTGCAAAACATAATCTTACAATGGCGTCAATGCAACAAGATGATATCACTAAAGTAGTAGATCTTTGGGCAACTGAAGTGGCAGAGTTAAGCAAAAAATATCAATGGGTACAAGTTTTTGAAAATAAAGGTTCTATCATGGGCTGCTCAAATCCTCATCCACATGGACAAATTTGGGCTTGTGATTTCTTACCAACAGAAGCTCAAAAAGAACATCTAACCCAGCTAGAATACTTTGAAAAAAATCGTTCTAATATGCTGCTAGATTATGTAAATCGTGAGATTAATGAGAAAGATAGAATTGTTTTCCAAAATGATGATTGGTTAATTGTTGTACCATTTTGGGCAACATGGCCTTATGAAACTTTACTACTACCAAAATTTAAATGCTCACATCTAAATCATTTAAATAATCAGCAAAGAAAAACTCTAGCTAACGCTCTAAAAGTTTTGTTAGTAAAATACGATAAACTATTTGATACTTCTTTCCCATACTCTATGGGCTGGCATGGTTCAATAAATGCTACAGAGTGTAACTACTGGCAACTTCATGCACATTTCTACCCACCTTTACTGCGCTCAGCAACAGTTAAAAAATTTATGGTTGGTTTTGAAATGCTTGGAGAATCGCAAAGAGATATTACTCCAGAGCTAGCAGCACAACTTTTAAGAGAGTTATAA
- the galK gene encoding galactokinase — MMDCIRDNLSNRFTTLYNKIPKVFFSPGRVNLIGEHTDYNNGFVMPFAINKGTFISIATRDDSIVNVYSENLDDSTSFCINEIKQQLANTWQNYIKGTINIIKQDFSNDIKGADIYIFSDLPFGAGLSSSASLNTALAYAYNEIYQLNLSKLELAKIAQKVEHQYIGTKCGVMDQMACLFSQQNAATMIDCNNNHCDNIPFELDSLSVLICDTNIKHNLASSAYNKRRQVCENIALFHKIKSLRELDSQKLEYTKLNFSEEDYKLALHVFTENQRVIDATKAMAVKDWQQLGKLMYQSHNSLKNDYKVSCDELDYLVELSQNFAGIYGARMTGGGFGGSTIHLLPKKLLKDYTSYLEKNYFEKFNIKPIFYISKACQGTHRI; from the coding sequence ATGATGGACTGTATCAGAGATAATTTATCCAATCGTTTCACCACACTTTATAATAAAATTCCTAAAGTATTTTTCTCACCAGGTCGAGTCAATCTAATCGGTGAACACACCGACTATAATAATGGTTTTGTAATGCCATTTGCTATCAACAAAGGTACTTTTATATCTATTGCAACTAGAGATGATAGTATTGTAAATGTATATAGTGAAAATCTTGATGATTCCACATCGTTTTGCATAAATGAAATTAAGCAACAATTAGCTAATACGTGGCAAAACTATATAAAAGGAACTATAAATATCATCAAGCAAGATTTCTCTAACGATATCAAAGGAGCAGATATTTATATATTTAGTGATCTACCTTTTGGTGCAGGTCTTTCCTCATCTGCTTCATTAAATACAGCTTTGGCTTATGCCTATAATGAAATCTATCAACTAAATCTTTCTAAGCTTGAGCTTGCTAAGATTGCCCAAAAAGTAGAGCATCAATATATTGGTACAAAATGTGGAGTTATGGATCAAATGGCATGCTTATTTTCACAACAAAATGCTGCAACAATGATTGATTGTAATAATAATCATTGTGACAACATTCCTTTTGAACTTGATAGTCTATCAGTGCTAATTTGTGATACAAATATCAAGCATAATTTAGCAAGCTCTGCCTACAATAAGCGCCGCCAAGTTTGTGAAAATATCGCTTTATTCCATAAGATAAAATCACTGCGTGAATTAGATTCTCAAAAGCTAGAATATACAAAGTTAAACTTCTCTGAAGAAGATTATAAATTAGCATTACATGTATTTACAGAAAATCAAAGAGTTATAGATGCTACTAAAGCAATGGCAGTTAAAGATTGGCAACAACTAGGTAAGCTGATGTATCAGTCGCATAATTCACTAAAAAATGATTATAAGGTCAGCTGTGATGAACTTGATTACCTAGTTGAATTATCTCAAAATTTTGCTGGAATTTATGGAGCTAGAATGACTGGTGGTGGCTTTGGTGGTTCTACAATACATCTTTTACCTAAAAAGCTTCTAAAAGATTATACCAGCTACTTAGAGAAAAACTATTTTGAAAAATTTAATATAAAACCAATATTTTATATTTCAAAGGCTTGCCAAGGCACTCATAGAATTTAA
- a CDS encoding HIT domain-containing protein: MFKLDSRLAADTFEVCEHLDCKILVMNNAIVPWFIVVPFTDRTEWYQLDDPVQYNINTIINKLSRFILKEYNADKLNIATIGNVVKQMHLHVVGRFENDPAWPAPVWGNIQSKPYTEQEKNNLLEKARSIF, from the coding sequence ATGTTTAAATTAGATTCTCGCTTAGCAGCTGATACTTTTGAAGTTTGTGAGCACCTAGACTGTAAAATTCTAGTAATGAATAACGCTATTGTACCTTGGTTTATAGTTGTACCTTTTACAGATAGAACAGAGTGGTATCAGCTTGATGACCCTGTTCAATACAATATAAATACTATTATCAATAAACTCTCTAGATTTATATTAAAAGAATATAATGCTGATAAGTTAAATATAGCTACTATAGGTAATGTTGTTAAGCAAATGCACCTACATGTAGTAGGACGTTTTGAAAATGATCCGGCTTGGCCAGCTCCAGTATGGGGTAATATACAATCTAAACCATATACTGAGCAAGAAAAAAACAATTTACTAGAAAAAGCCCGAAGTATCTTTTAA
- the kdsB gene encoding 3-deoxy-manno-octulosonate cytidylyltransferase: MANIHIVIPARLKSTRLPNKMLADIAGKPMIQRVYEQVAKSKFDSIIIATDSQEIKDIAKSFGAKVVLTRADHESGTDRIAEAVTKLGFADEDIVVNVQGDEPLIPVENIEQAAQLLIDKPKAVVSTLCEKITDVEDIYNSNNVKVVFDKNNYALYFSRAPIPFERGFSENLQVNISEFFRHIGIYTYRVAFLKHYAELTVSPIEKYEALEQLRVLYNGYKIAIAQSSKPTPAGVDTPQDLEKIRRLFDV, translated from the coding sequence ATGGCTAATATCCATATTGTAATTCCAGCAAGGCTTAAATCAACTCGTCTACCGAATAAGATGCTAGCTGATATTGCTGGTAAGCCAATGATCCAGAGAGTATATGAACAAGTAGCCAAATCAAAGTTTGATAGTATAATAATAGCTACAGACTCTCAAGAAATAAAAGATATAGCTAAGAGTTTTGGTGCAAAAGTAGTTTTGACAAGAGCAGATCACGAATCAGGTACAGATAGAATAGCAGAAGCTGTCACTAAATTAGGTTTTGCTGATGAAGATATTGTTGTAAATGTTCAAGGTGATGAACCTTTGATACCTGTTGAGAATATTGAACAAGCGGCACAGTTATTGATAGATAAACCAAAAGCTGTAGTCTCGACATTGTGTGAAAAAATCACTGATGTAGAAGATATTTATAATTCTAACAATGTCAAAGTAGTTTTTGATAAAAATAACTATGCTTTATATTTCAGTAGAGCGCCTATCCCTTTTGAGAGAGGTTTTTCTGAGAATCTGCAGGTTAATATTTCAGAATTTTTTAGACATATTGGTATATATACATATCGAGTGGCTTTTCTAAAACATTATGCTGAACTTACAGTTTCACCAATTGAGAAATACGAAGCATTAGAGCAACTTAGAGTTCTATATAATGGCTATAAGATTGCAATAGCTCAATCATCTAAACCAACTCCAGCAGGTGTTGATACACCGCAAGATTTAGAAAAAATAAGGAGGCTTTTTGATGTTTAA
- a CDS encoding Trm112 family protein has protein sequence MDHSVLNVLVCPICKANLHYDKENQVLVCKADKLAYPIRENIPVMLVEEAKKLTLEEVKKYG, from the coding sequence GTGGATCATTCAGTTTTAAATGTATTGGTTTGTCCCATTTGTAAAGCAAACTTACATTATGATAAAGAAAATCAAGTTTTAGTTTGTAAAGCGGATAAACTAGCTTACCCGATTCGCGAGAATATCCCTGTAATGTTAGTTGAAGAAGCCAAAAAGCTAACTCTTGAAGAGGTAAAAAAATATGGCTAA
- a CDS encoding sulfurtransferase TusA family protein: MQQLNLERLLCPMPVIKTQIALKKMQIGEQLKVLCTDPGTMHDIPAWCKINDYILVKAEQVADKYEFIIEVK; the protein is encoded by the coding sequence ATGCAACAGTTAAATTTAGAAAGGCTCCTTTGCCCTATGCCTGTTATCAAAACACAAATCGCCCTGAAAAAGATGCAAATAGGTGAGCAGTTAAAAGTACTTTGTACTGATCCTGGTACTATGCATGATATCCCAGCATGGTGTAAGATAAATGATTATATACTTGTCAAAGCAGAGCAAGTAGCAGATAAATATGAATTTATAATAGAGGTGAAATAG
- a CDS encoding tRNA (5-methylaminomethyl-2-thiouridylate)-methyltransferase, translating into MEKKQIKAVSLISGGLDSMLATKMMLEQGIHVEGINFFTGFCVEGHTHAIRKHDKEKQKRNNALWVAEQLGIKLHIIDVIDEYKDVLINPKYGYGANMNPCLDCKIFMVRKAKEWAIENGFDFIITGEVIGQRPMSQRKSTMPVVQKQSGIDDLLLRPLSAKNLPETKPERESWVDRSKLMAITTGRGRKDQMKMAREWGIENYASPAGGCCFLTDKQYSDKLVDLWQARNSKEYEFDDIMLLKIGRHIRFKPEYKLIIGREEGENNYLNGYKNQFINVYCSSHTGPLTLIDGDFDKNDEQYTAQILGRFTQGKNANNVNMIFNYLDGTSKEVTVEPMPADEIKKEWYI; encoded by the coding sequence ATGGAAAAAAAACAAATTAAAGCAGTATCACTTATTTCTGGTGGCCTTGACTCAATGCTGGCAACAAAAATGATGCTTGAGCAAGGTATCCATGTTGAGGGAATAAATTTTTTTACCGGTTTCTGTGTCGAAGGACACACACATGCAATAAGAAAACATGATAAAGAAAAACAAAAGCGTAATAATGCTCTTTGGGTTGCTGAGCAATTAGGCATAAAATTGCATATTATTGATGTGATTGATGAATATAAAGATGTACTAATAAACCCTAAGTACGGCTATGGCGCAAATATGAATCCATGTTTAGATTGTAAAATTTTTATGGTGCGTAAAGCTAAGGAATGGGCTATAGAAAATGGTTTTGATTTTATAATTACTGGTGAGGTTATTGGTCAAAGACCAATGTCTCAACGTAAAAGTACTATGCCTGTAGTCCAAAAACAATCTGGTATTGATGATTTACTTCTTAGGCCTTTAAGTGCTAAGAATTTACCTGAAACAAAACCTGAAAGAGAGAGCTGGGTTGATAGATCTAAATTAATGGCAATTACAACAGGTAGGGGTAGAAAAGATCAAATGAAAATGGCTCGTGAATGGGGAATAGAAAATTATGCTTCTCCTGCTGGCGGCTGTTGTTTCCTTACTGATAAACAATACTCTGATAAATTAGTTGATTTATGGCAAGCGCGTAATTCAAAAGAATATGAGTTTGATGATATTATGTTACTTAAGATTGGTAGGCATATTCGCTTTAAGCCTGAGTATAAGCTTATAATTGGCCGTGAAGAGGGTGAAAACAACTACCTAAACGGTTACAAAAATCAATTTATAAATGTTTATTGTTCATCACATACAGGCCCTTTGACTTTGATAGATGGTGATTTTGACAAAAATGATGAGCAATATACTGCGCAAATTTTAGGTAGGTTTACGCAAGGAAAAAATGCTAATAATGTAAATATGATATTTAATTATTTAGATGGTACTAGTAAGGAAGTAACTGTCGAGCCTATGCCAGCTGATGAGATTAAAAAGGAGTGGTATATATAA
- a CDS encoding phosphatase PAP2 family protein encodes MTKKSLLFIILGIFSIFFCYFFVDKHIVWFLHEHNSRQYTIMKFFSDDMVSFLNMLIFVFYIYYFIKLLYKKVSAFDAKFLLVANAVVIGQFIKETLKGIFGRYWTETFRNHNPSLVRDNLYGFNWFKFNGDYASFPSGHATFIFSFSVSMWILFPKYRWLWVLLIFLVVITQLLQYFHFASDLIAGAMLGSIVGYYTTRTYQQKR; translated from the coding sequence ATGACTAAAAAAAGCTTGTTATTTATTATTTTAGGGATATTTTCAATATTCTTTTGCTACTTCTTTGTTGATAAACACATAGTATGGTTTTTGCACGAGCATAACTCAAGACAATACACAATTATGAAATTCTTTTCTGATGATATGGTTTCTTTTCTAAATATGTTAATTTTTGTATTTTACATATATTATTTTATTAAGCTTTTATACAAAAAAGTATCTGCTTTTGATGCAAAGTTTTTGCTAGTTGCGAACGCTGTAGTTATAGGTCAATTTATCAAAGAAACATTAAAAGGTATCTTTGGTAGATATTGGACAGAGACATTTAGAAATCATAACCCTTCATTAGTTAGGGATAATCTTTATGGTTTTAACTGGTTTAAGTTTAATGGCGATTATGCCTCATTTCCTTCCGGTCATGCAACTTTTATTTTCTCATTTAGCGTGAGTATGTGGATTTTATTTCCTAAGTATAGATGGCTTTGGGTATTGCTAATATTTTTAGTAGTAATTACTCAGTTATTACAATATTTTCACTTTGCTAGTGATCTAATCGCTGGTGCGATGCTTGGCTCAATCGTCGGCTACTATACCACACGGACATATCAACAAAAGCGTTAA